A portion of the Calliphora vicina chromosome 5, idCalVici1.1, whole genome shotgun sequence genome contains these proteins:
- the LOC135962504 gene encoding uncharacterized protein LOC135962504, protein MKFLLFITLICVLVVANRAAVGRGIYKDPAHPGKCVVDGSILSPGEEATHKSHCYRMICGNDGMVTFHTCGVAAPPPGFKLGDPIMPTEPYPNCCRKAFIPI, encoded by the exons ATGAAATTTCTACTTTTCATAACATTAATTTGTGTCCTTGTAGTGGCCAATAGAGCCGCTGTGGGCAGAggtatctataaagatccag caCACCCTGGTAAATGTGTAGTAGATGGTTCCATATTATCGCCTGGTGAAGAAGCTACTCATAAATCTCACTGTTACCGAATGATTTGTGGCAATGATGGCATGGTCACTTTCCATAC TTGTGGCGTTGCAGCACCACCACCAGGCTTTAAATTAGGTGATCCCATTATGCCTACAGAGCCTTATCCAAATTGTTGCAGGAAGGCTTTTATTCCGATTtga